The following are encoded in a window of Rubellicoccus peritrichatus genomic DNA:
- a CDS encoding sigma-70 family RNA polymerase sigma factor — protein MFSSNTSSEVSSAQEVSDDELVARIATGDRGALALLYERYSSLIFTVAMEITFEKHTAEEVLQDAFVRIWKHAASFDAKRSAFSTWALSITRNLCLDRLRAKKRRPTFDVDINETDHVATEGAEAIIGQAAIGDTRKLVSYAVHQLEPEERRCIELSYFGGLSQSEISRKLNQPLGTVKGRIRRSLLKLRETLASYEF, from the coding sequence GTGTTTTCATCGAATACATCATCTGAGGTTTCCAGTGCACAGGAGGTTTCGGACGACGAGCTTGTGGCCAGAATCGCCACGGGAGACCGTGGTGCGCTTGCGCTGCTTTATGAGCGTTACAGCAGTCTGATTTTTACCGTAGCGATGGAGATCACTTTTGAAAAACATACGGCAGAAGAAGTGCTTCAGGATGCCTTTGTTCGGATCTGGAAACATGCTGCTTCCTTTGACGCCAAGAGGTCGGCCTTTAGCACTTGGGCGCTTAGCATCACCCGGAACCTCTGTCTCGATCGCCTGCGGGCAAAGAAGCGTCGACCAACTTTTGATGTTGATATCAATGAAACGGATCACGTCGCCACGGAAGGAGCTGAGGCTATTATTGGACAAGCCGCCATCGGCGACACACGAAAACTCGTTTCATATGCAGTTCACCAATTGGAGCCGGAAGAACGTCGCTGTATCGAGCTCTCATATTTCGGTGGACTTTCACAAAGTGAGATTTCACGCAAATTGAATCAGCCACTTGGGACGGTTAAAGGGAGGATCCGTCGCAGTCTTTTAAAGCTCCGCGAAACCCTTGCTAGCTATGAATTCTGA
- a CDS encoding anti-sigma factor yields the protein MNSDSAHSQELIAYVLGEMSAEEERIFEQEMEEDPVLASEVHEFKALYHSVAYTKPLIPAPEGGFNRVLEKLESGHTFSWRESFWALGGLAAGIAIAIGFSTGGFWSEQADNILAAENSAEVEGLSSDTESGRSTNDSSETIVYVPAPEELGAMTDSIATLEDENQRLRTTIIRITEEFEKAQRDASDLNAWRERYFDLDTGISRWSVLSLGQASNIPAGMTLTDYLEQLSATDPAIIEAGEFASVDAGVASTPPLVDNSQTDGSSSTNAMVLWDETGDEGILAVTGLPETPEGSNYQMWLVDESGLARSAGILPDFPEGTGQAAFALPETSANVGTVLITVEPTGGSESPTGATVLEGPIATAAE from the coding sequence ATGAATTCTGACTCAGCACATTCCCAGGAGCTAATTGCCTATGTTCTCGGTGAGATGAGTGCAGAGGAGGAGCGTATCTTCGAACAGGAAATGGAAGAGGATCCGGTGCTGGCCAGTGAAGTACACGAGTTTAAGGCACTTTATCACTCAGTGGCTTATACAAAGCCACTCATTCCAGCTCCCGAAGGCGGTTTCAATCGTGTGCTTGAGAAGCTTGAGTCAGGGCACACTTTTTCGTGGCGGGAATCATTCTGGGCTCTGGGTGGACTTGCTGCCGGGATAGCCATTGCCATTGGTTTCAGTACGGGAGGTTTCTGGTCAGAGCAGGCAGATAACATCCTCGCTGCAGAAAACAGTGCCGAGGTGGAAGGGCTTTCCAGCGACACTGAGTCCGGGCGTTCAACTAATGACTCTTCAGAAACCATTGTCTATGTTCCAGCACCGGAAGAGTTGGGTGCTATGACGGATTCGATTGCAACGCTAGAAGACGAGAATCAAAGACTAAGGACAACCATCATCAGAATCACTGAGGAGTTTGAAAAAGCTCAGCGTGACGCAAGTGATTTAAATGCATGGCGTGAACGCTATTTCGATTTAGACACTGGTATTTCCCGTTGGTCAGTGCTCAGCCTGGGACAAGCCTCAAACATCCCAGCAGGGATGACCTTAACGGATTACCTTGAGCAATTATCAGCCACGGATCCTGCCATCATTGAGGCCGGCGAATTCGCATCGGTCGATGCCGGAGTGGCGTCGACTCCGCCTCTAGTTGACAACAGCCAAACTGATGGAAGTTCATCAACAAATGCCATGGTTCTCTGGGACGAAACCGGTGACGAAGGCATTCTCGCCGTCACTGGTCTTCCGGAGACTCCTGAAGGCAGCAATTATCAAATGTGGCTGGTCGATGAGTCCGGTTTGGCAAGAAGTGCTGGAATATTACCCGATTTCCCTGAAGGTACCGGCCAGGCAGCGTTTGCCCTTCCGGAAACCAGTGCGAATGTCGGCACTGTTTTAATTACAGTTGAGCCGACTGGCGGTAGTGAGTCT